The genomic region TCTCGATCGTGTTCAACGTTCTTACCTGCATCAGTTTGAACGCGTCGAACGAAAGAGAGGAAAGAATCCGCGCTTCTCGAAATTGGAAGGACGGCAAATTCATAAATCCTCAACCGTTGATAAACGACATCGGCGACAGTATTCTTGCGATGTTTTTTAAGGACGAACACGCAAGTCCCAAAAATCCGATCGACTACGAAAAAACGAACACCTCAGTTTTGTTAAGCGAACCGGCAAGCGGACTCAGAGTCACTTGGTTCGGACATTCCTCCACTCTCGTCGAAATCGACGGGACAAAAGTTCTGACCGATCCGATCTGGTCCGATCGTACTTCTCCCTTGAGTTGGATCGGACCGAAACGTTGGTATGACGCTCCTCTCTCCTTTCGCGATCTTCCCGATATAAACGCGGTCGTAATCTCGCACAATCATTACGATCACCTCGATCGTCAAACTGCGCTTTTGTTAAACGAAAAGGGAGTTATCTTTGTGGTCCCGCTCGGAGTCGCAAGTCATCTGATCGATTGGGGAATTTCAAATTCTAAAATTCGAGAATTGGATTGGTGGGAAGAAACGAAGATCGGAAACTTAAAGATCGTATGTACTCCCGCAAGACACGCATCGGGTCGTTCTCTTTTCGACAAGGACGAACATCTCTGGGCGGGTTACGCTCTTGTCGGAGACAAACATCGAGTTTATTATTCCGGGGACACGGGTTTGTTTCCCGCGATGAAGGAAATCGGAAACAAATACGGTCCTTTCGATTTAACGATGATCGAAACCGGTCAATACAATCAAGCGTGGCCGGATTGGCATATCGGACCCGAACAAGCCGTGATCGCACACACGATGGTAAACGGAAAAAAGATGTTGCCCGTGCACTGGGCCTTGTTCGAACTCGCGTCCCATTCTTGGACGGAGCCGATCGAAAGGGTTTTGGCAAAGGCGAAAGAATTGAACGTCGACGTCGCGACTCCGAAACCGGGTCAAAGCTTCGAACCGGAAATCAAAAAAGAATTCTCCCGTTGGTGGCCCGATCTTCCTTGGAAAACCGCAAAGGAGAATCCGATCGTATCCACTCAAACCGAATGAATTCAAATTTTAGAATATTCGTTTTCTCAAACATAGGTTTCATCCGAGCCGCCTTTTGGAGACGGCTCTGGATTTTCTAAACTCCGTCGAACGAAACGTTTTTATAAATTAGAGAGTTAGAATATACTCCACGAGATCGTCCACCTCGGAAGCGCTTCTCGAACACCATGGGTGCGGAGCCGCGGGCATTCCGATCGGTTGTGCGGTTCCCAATTCCTCGGGGCCGTATTCTCTTCTCATCTTTTGATAATCCCAGTAATACCAATCCGGATCGTTCGGAAGGCTCACGAAATATTTGTGTCTTTCGATAAATCGATTTCGTTTTTGACCCACGTCCGTGTTGGGGGATTTGACAACGCGAAACACGTCGCCTTTGCGGTTGTAAGCCGGATAAGGCTGCGGGAAATCAGGACCGCCTAACGGAGGTTGCACGGAAGAATGGAGCGTGTAGTACCCGTTGTAAAGCGAAGAACCTTCGGTACAACGGTCCGGATGAACCAAGTCCTCGAGGTTTCGGACGTGTCCGTCGCTTAATAATCCTCTGTGTTGAACCCAATACATATCCCGTAAAAAGTTCGCGCGGATCGACTGTTGTTCCTTTTGATAGACCGTAGGAGCGAAAAATCTTCCCACTTCGTTGAGTTTGAACATCTTCTCGTTGGAATTGAGTCCCACCTTATCGTTGTGACAGGAACCGCAATCCCTTTGAAAGGTCGCCTTACCTCTGTTAATCGCTTCGGCCACGCCCGGATACGATTCCCAACCGGTTTGAACGAAACTTCCTTCCCCCGGATTAAAACCTACTTGAGAAATCAGTTTTCCTTTCGCCTTCAACCAACGGTAGATTCCCACCTGCCTGAGAGGTTTGTCGTATTGGTCGAGTTTGGTCATATACGCGGTTAACGCCTGAAGTTCGCGAGCTTTCATCGAACCGGTAGCTCCGTCCGGTTCCTCCGAATGGATATAGGAACCTTCGAAACCTACGTAGGATTCCGTATGCGACAAAGAACGTCTAACGCCCATGTAGTTGGTCACGTTCGGAATCGCGATCGGAGAGAATTGATAATCGTTGTCGGTTTCGCTTCCTTCTCCTTTAATGCGGACTAACGTATGTTCTCCCGCGCCTTGAGGCATGTGATAGATAAGCGCCGTTTTGTCTACGTCCTTGGAGGAAGAATCGAAACTCGGACCCGGTTCGGATTCTTTGATGCCTTTCATATCGCCGAGCACGGACCATCGCATCGACCAAACCGGATTCGGAAGACCGGGGATCACCTTCGTTACCACGTTACCCGGCGCCGCTTCAAAGCTGATTCTATAACCGTGACAAGAAGCGCAGTTAAAACCGATCCATTCTCCCTTACCCGTGTAAGGATGAGACGCTTCCTTATAACGATAACCGGCCCAGCCGCTACTTCTCGTGTTTCCTTTGGTGAGTTGATCTCCGCCTAAGTAACCGGGGATCGGTGTCGGTTGCGGATAAGGATCGAAATACACGTTATCCGTCGCGGCGGAAGGAACCTCTCCCGCATTCGCACGATACGCTCCGAATAAAAGTTCGGGATCGGCCACGTAACCCGTAATCGGATCCTTTGCTTGATAACCGAAGATTTTATTCCAATCCAAATTCCGGATCGCGTGCGCAAGACCGATATTGAAATCGTAAGACCAAAAGATCTTTTCTCCCAGAGAGAATAGATCGTTAAAACCGGGATTGTTCACGGTGACGACTAACGGCTTTGTAGCCTTCGCTTCGCTTAACACCGATACGACGTCACACTTGTGTTTGAAGGATTCGTCCGTGATCCGCCTGGTCTGCGCGTCGATCACGTTATGCGCCTCGGTCGGCTTTAACAGCGAAAGATTGTAACCGGATCTTTTTTGAATCTGAACGATCAAAGGACCTCCGCTTACGTGTTCGGGAACTTTGAAATTAATTTCCGTATCGCTCCAGCTGAGAATATACTTTCCCCACTGATCGTGCATATCCTTCACTTCGAAGTTAACCTGTTTGATCAGATCCAATCTTTGTTCGAACATTCTCAGATCGGTTTCCAAAATTCTCGTATTGCCGATCATAATTTTGGAAAAGTCGATATCGGGACCGGAACCGAATCCGGTTCCGCGTAACGTAACCGTTTGTCCCGGACTTAAAACCGGAGGAGGAATCGGAATCGGGCTGTTCGGAAGATTCTGCCAGGACAAACTTCCGTTGATCGAAAGGGATTCTAATGCGGGTTCGGGGAAAGAAGCCGCGGACAAGGCGCGAACCGATTCGCGCACGGGATCGAACTTACAAACGTCCTCCTGATTGGGAAACTTGGTAAAAATTCCCGCGGGACAACCCGCAACCAAGGCCGTCGTCGCAATCAAAAAGATTTTTAGATATTTTTTTCCAGCATCGAAAATTCGCATTTGCATTGGGAAACACCTCTTCTCTTCATTCGTCTCCTGAACGAGACAAAAGAAGAATAACCGAGTTTGTAAAACGGGTCGTCTGCAGGACGGAATTCGGACGTCCGAGTTTTATAAACCGAACTTATCGAAAAAATAAATAAGCGAAATGTAATTTAGATATAATCGAAGATTTACTTAATTTTTAAAACGAAGAGAGAATTTTTTTCGAATTCTATTTATAACGATCACACTGTAAAACTTGACAGGACTGAAAATTCTTTTAGGGTTTTGCCTCATGTGGATGGGCGAGATCATACGCGAGGTCCTTTATTTCGGAAGCGGACTTGCGTTTCTGGTCGCGTTTCAAAAATTACTGGCCGTTACCAATCCGAGAGAAAACCGCTTATTGGCTCTTTTATTTTCCTCGCTCGGAATCATTCTGTTCACTTCCTCGAACGTGATCGGAGAAGTGGATCAAAAATATCCACATTCCATTTTTCTACTACTGACTTCCTTTTCCATGATCGGCCCTCTTACGTTGCTTTATACTCATTCCTTGCTTTATCCGAATCAAACCCTAAACAGAGACATTCGAATTCACTTCATTCTTCCGAGCGTCTTTCTGATCTTGGAGATCCTATTTTTCACGCGCCCTTCGGCGGACGTGATTCTCGACTTGAAGGAATTCAGGGAGATTCGATACGGACATTTTCTCGCGATTTCCTTTTTGATCACCACAGCGACAACGACCGCGTATTTTTTCGCAAGATATAGAATGCTTTTGACCGTATTCGAAATTCCTGAAATTCGCACACAGATCCGTTTCATTTTTATTTTGGCGACGATTACGATGATCGCGATGTATTGTCTCGTATTCGGATTTATGGGAGGAATGGACTTTTTATTTTCGATCGGCGCGTTACTCGTCGCTTGGATCGTGGTTCTTCTATTCTTGGCTCCCGCGCGTTATCCCGATTTTTTCGCGCCCTTAACCAAGGAAGTCCGCAAAAGAAAATACGAAAAATCTTTGTTAATCGGAATCGACCTCCCGCTTCTCGAACTCAGAATCGAAGAATTGATGCGGGACAAAAAACTCTATAGAGATCCGGAACTTACGTTAACCGCTCTTTCGGACGATCTCGGAGTCAAGCCCTACCAATTGACCGAATTCTTAAACGATCGTCTTCAAACCGGGTTTTATGGTTACATAAACCGATACAGAATCGAGGAAGCGGTTTCGTTGTTAAACGAAAACCCGGAACAGGACATTCTTTCCATCTGTTATTTCGTGGGATTCAATTCGAAGTCTTCGTTTAACGATTCGTTTCGAAAGATTACCGGAAAAACTCCGAGCCAATCCAGAAAAAAGGAAATCGTATAAAAAAATCCCGGGAAAGATCCCGGGATCAAAACGACTGGAAACGTTATTTGAGCTTGTCCGCGATCAACGCGTCCAGGGAGAATGCTCCGCCTCCTCCGATCAAAAGCGCCACCGACATCGCGATCGCAAGAATGTGGTATTCGAAACCTTCTCCGCCCTGTGTTCCGAACCAGTTCATAAAGAATCCGTGTTCCCGAACGAAGATCGCGGCGCCTAACATCGTCAAGCCGATTCCCAACGCGGAAAGTTTTGTGCAGAATCCGAAAATCAATCCGAGCGCTCCGAAGAACTCCGCGACGATCACAAGAAACGCAAAAAGAGAAGGAATTCCCTGAGAAGTAAAAAATCCCATCGTAGCGCTAAAACCGAAACCTCCGAACCAGCCCAATAATTTCTGGGCGCCGTGAGGAAGCATAACGACGCCTAACGCGATTCTTATCGAGGTAAGAATCCAGCTCGTTTCCGTTTGAAAGAATTTATCGATCATTCAAATCTCCTATTAGATGAACGAACTATAAAAAATTTAAACGGAAATGTAAATGGACGGATTCTCTATTTTGTTGTGTTTTTCGTCCGCGATTCCCGAAACTTTTCCGGGGAAAATCCGGACCTAAGTTTAAAGTAGCGGCTGAAATAGGCGATGTCTTCAAAACCCAATTCGTATGAAATTTGTGTAATATTCAAATTCGAGTGTAAAAGAAGACGTTTGATTTCGAGAGTTACCCTTTCGTGTATCACCGACTTGACGGACTTACCGAGAGAATCGTGACAGATCCGATTGAGGGTGTTCGGGGCGATTCCGAGTTTTCTGGAATAGAAGTTCGTATTCCGTTCTTTTAAAAAATGTTCCTCGAGCAAACCCTGAAACGAAACCGCAATCGAAGAATTTCTGCCGTTTCCCAAAATCCTCGATGCGTTCTCGTATTCCTTTTTGACTTGATGAAGAATCACCTGAATCAAAGCGAACAACATCCTGGGATCCGAGGAACTTCCGTGTTCTTCCGCCAATCTTTGAAAATCGGAACTCAGTCTCTGAGGGTCTTCGATGGAGATTTTTGGAAGATCGTTTTCAAAGGAGAAAAAAGGAAATTCTCGCAGAGCGTTCATCGTTTCTCCGAGTTCGGAATAAAATTCCGGAGAAATCTTAAGAGCGTAACCTCGCACCGGTTTTAAAAAATTCCAAGAATGAACCTGCCCCGGTTTTAAAAAGAATAACGCGTTCGGTTCGATCGGCATTTCGCGAAAGTCGATCGTGTGAGTTCCCTTTCCTTCCCGAAAGAAAAAAAGCGCGAAGTACGTATGCCTATGAGAGCTGTCGTATTCCCGAAACGAAGGCGGGAGATCCTCCAAACGACCCGCGTAAAACAACGGATCTTTTTTTGCGGGAAGCGCTTCCGCAAGATCGAATACGGGAGGTTTGGTTTCCGTTTTAGACATCCGTCTTCCAAGAGACAACAAATACGGAAAATTGCAAGTCGGATCGGTCGGATTAAAACGAAACGGGATAAGAAGACATTCCTTCTCATCCCGTGAAATCGAGTCACTTGAGAGCGTAATAGAATCTCTCGTGGATGATCTTTCCGTCTTTCCAGGTTTGAACGCTGGCCTGCGTAGTCTTAATATGCCCCCACTCCTTGTGAACGTAGTCGATCTCCCATTCAACGACGCTTCTATCTCTTTCCTCGTCCACGATCGTGCTCAAAACCTCGGCGCGGTTCCATTTCACCTTGGAAACGAAATCCTTTTCACGCGAAAGATTCGCCTCGAATCCTACGGTAGGCGTCATCGTGTTTTCCTGCATTACGACGAGAGGATGATAGAATTCCTCGAAGGCGGGAATCACTTCCCCCGAAAGAATCATCTCGTTCAATCTGTGAACGTTTTTCTCGATGTTTTGTTTTGTAGTCATTCTTCTTACTCCTTTTGAATTCGAACCGGAGACCCGGTTTTCATTTAGTTGCAATTGCAACTATTATAAGATACGAATTATTGATTGCATTTGCAACTAAAAAATTCAACTTTGTTGGAAATGAAGGAAAAAATTACGAAAGAATCGATCGATGCCTGGGCCGCCGGTCTGAAGTTTTATACGGCCGCCTCCGCCAAAATCGAGTCGGATCTCGCGAAATCGAAGGCGATTTCCCTGACATGGTACGACGTTCTCTATTCGGTTTATATGAAGCCGAAAAAACGATCGAGGATGTCCGATATAGCGCGCGAAATCATTCTCAGCAAAAGCGCGTTGACTCGGTCCGTGGATAAACTCGTCGCGGAAGGTTTTTTAAAAAGGGAAAGAAGCGAAGAAGACGCACGGGAATTTATCGTAGAGATCACGTCTTCGGGAACTCAGGCGCTCCGAGAGGCTTGGCCGATCTATGGAAACGGAATCGTCGAACACTACGCGTCCAAACTTACCCTCAAGGAAACGAACGAACTTCTTAGAATTTTCAGAAAACTGAATGAAACAAAATTCTAAACGTGAAACGACTTCCTTTTAATAAATACGCGTAATTTATAATGGATTCGTTTCGATCACTCGAACGAGTAGGTCCTGAATTTAATGCGACTTCGGGATTTATCCTGAAAGATAGAAAATGATTTCCCTTATTCCATTCCTAATTTAAGACATTCTTATATGCGGAATGAGAGAAATACGGTCCGAAGCGCTTTAGGATTCTTTCTTTTTCTTTCGCTTTCCATTCTCTCCTGCGGCCAATTCGTTTATCCCGAAATACCTCCCAAAGTCGTTCAAGGAGTTTTGGATCTCGGGTCCAAATGGGATTTCGACTCCATGGGTCCTCTGAGTTTGGAAGGAGACTGGGGTTTCTCTTGGAAAAAATTATATTCGGATCTTTCCGATGTGCGTGAAAAACATCCCGCTCAATACGCGAACGTTCCAGACGCTTGGAACAATTATCCTCAAGATGAGAACGGAAACGGATATCCGAGTTTCGGTTACGCGACATACGAAATGAAAATCCTACTCGACGAACCTCGATCGGATATGGCGATCAAGATGTTGGAAGCGTCGACTTCGTATAATATTTATGTGAACGGTCAAAAAGTTTTATCCAGCGGAATCGTGGGACGAACCAAAGAGGAAAGTAAACCTTTATATCGTCCCGCGGTGAGCGCTCCGATTCGTTTGGATACATCGAACGAACTCGTGATCGAAGTTTCCAACTTTGCACATTCCAAAGGAGGGGTTTGGGCCAAGGTCTGGATCGGAAAACATTCGGAACTTTCCACACTGAGGGAAAGAACGATCTGGCTCGATCTTTTTATTACGGGCGGATTGTTCATCGGAGTCCTTTATCATTTCAGTTTATTCTCCCTTTTGCGAAGAGAACTATCCCATTTGTTCTTTGCTCTGATCGGAATCGTTGCGATCGTACGAATCGTTCTTACCGGGGAACGTTTGCTTTTTACTTTGTTTCCGGATTTCGATTTCGCTCTCAGTTATCGTTTGGAAATTCTTTCGGTTTATATCGGAGGTTCCATTCTCGCGTTGTTTATCAGATCCATCTTTCCGAACGAGTTCGATAAGAAAGCGGCTTACGCTTTCGTGTTCGGTTTTTCCGTTTTATCTTTGATCGTTGTAGCGACGGAACTCTCGTTTTATTCTAGAACTCTTCCCGTATTCAGTCTTTTGGTTTTCACGGAATGTATTTACATCGTCTATGTTTTGATCCGCGCGATCTCGAATCGGCGTATCGGCGCTTGGATCGGTCTGATGATCTGCATCCTTTTGTTTATGATCGTCACAAACGATCTTCTCTATGCGAATATGATCATAAACACGAGCTACTTTATCTCTTACGGTATTTCCCTATTCTTCATCGCTCAGGCGTTCATCATCTCGAAACAATTCGCGATTTCGTATTATCTTTCTCAAAAACTTTCTTCCGATCTTCAAAGATCGAACGATCGACTGATTTCTTTGGATAAACTCAAGGACGAATTTCTCGCAACCACTTCCCACGAGTTGAGAACCCCGTTGCAAGGCATTATAGGAATCGCGGATTCTTTAAAACGCGGAGCCGGTGGAGAACTTTCATCCTTTATGGAAAGTCAGCTGAGGATGATCGTTTCCAGCGGTCAACGTCTTGCCAATTTGGTAAACGACATCCAGGACTTTTCCAAACTCAAACACAGCGATCTCAATTTAAGAAGAATCCCCGTCGATATAAAACAGGCGGCGGACTTCACTCTCGAACTCAATCGCGTAAACGTGGACGCGTCCAAACTCGTTTTGTTAAACGAAATCGAAAACGATTTCCCTCCTCTTTTGGCGGACGAGGACAGACTTCAGCAGATTCTCCAAAATTTAATCGGAAATGCGATCAAGTTTACGGAAACGGGAAGCGTTCGAGTAAGCGCGAAAGTTTTGGACGATCGTTACGCGGAAATCAGCGTAACGGACACGGGCATTGGAATTCCGTACGATCAACAGGAAAGAATCTTCGAATTCTTTGAAAGAATCCACGGAGGAGATTTAAGCGTCGCAGGCGGAACGGGACTCGGTCTTACGATCAGCCGCGCCCTCGTGTCCTTGCACGGCGGCGAACTCAACGTCGAATCCGCCGTTCAAAAAGGTTCTCGTTTTTACTTTACGATCCCTCTTTCAAAGGAGGGTAAGAATCCCTCCAAAACGAATCCAAACTCGAAATCAAAACGACAAAGTCGCTTAACAATTTCCTCTAAAAACGGATCGAGGACAAACGACAACGGAGACGTTTTGCACAAAACGGACACCGGGGAAACAAACCAACAAAATTCTAAGATAAGAATTCTCGTTGTGGACGACGAACCCGTAAATTTAGAAGTCATACGCAATTATCTTTCTCTCAGCAACATAGAATCGGTTCTCGTCAAAAGCGGAAACGAGGCTCTGGAAATTCTCAAAACGAATTCCGATTTCAAAGCGGTGATCTTGGACGTGATGATGCCTCGTATGTCCGGTTTGGAAGTGGCCCGAGAAATCAGAAACCACTTCGGCCCTCTCGAACTTCCGATTCTTATGTTATCCGCTAAGAACAGGGACGCGGATCTGATCTCCGCGCTGAACGCGGGCGCAAACGATTATCTCGTCAAACCCTTCGACTTCGAACAACTCATGAACCGGATCACCAATCTTCTCGATCTTATTCAAGGTCATAAGAATCGAATCGAACACGAGAACGATAAACGAGAAGCGATTCACAAGGTCAGACAAAAAATCAACATCGATCTGCACGATCACTTAGGCGCGAAACTTATCGATTTGAAATTCTTATCCGAAGAATTGCTCAGCGGCAAAATCAAACCGGATCAAAACCTGATCGAAAAGATTCACGGAACGGTCAATCAATCGATCGGAATGCTTCGGGAACAGATGTTGAAGATCGAAGACTTAAACCTCGTTTCCGAAAATTTCATCACGGGCGTAAATCTCGTTCTTCTTAGAAGATATTCGGACGCGGGAAGAGAAATCGATTTTCAAAACGAAGAGGAATTGATTCAACTTTTCGAATCGCATCGGGACGAAAACGCTCTGATGGAATTCTTCGGAATCATCAACGAGGTCGCGACCAACGATCTCAAATACGGAAAAGGGATTTCGAGCTGGAAATTCTCTTTAATAAATCATGAAATTCTAATGGAGATGAATTCGGAATCGGACTACGCACTTTCCAACAACCGAACTGGCCGCGGAACGGAGAATCTAATCCAGAGATCCGCCAAACTCGAAGGAAAGATGGAAATCTCCCTTTTGGAAAACGTATATTCTATTCGATTAAAAATAAAGACGAACCGTTTTTTAGCGGTATAACCTTCAAGGAAATTCTTATGAAAACCAAAAACATCAAAATCGGAATCGTGGAAAACGACGAAAACTATAAAAATCAAATCCTAAAGGTTTTGGAATCCGTTCCGGGCGTGGAGGAAATCCTTCATTGGGAATCAGCGGAATCGTTTTGGAAAGATCCCAAAGGAAGTTCCTTGGACATCGTCTTTTTGGATATCATGCTTCCGGGCATGAACGGAGTCGATCTCGCCGCGAAACTTTCGGAAAGAAATCCTTCGGTCAATAAGATCATGTTGAGCAATATGAACTCGGACGAACTTATCTACAATTCGCTTCGATACGGAGCGATCGGTTATATTCTCAAATCGGAACTCAAAGACATCATCGATGTAATCGATACCGTTCTTCGCGGCGGGGCGATCATCACTCCGACCATCGCCTTTCGCGTTTTGAACAACTTCAAACTCAAAAAAGTCGGAGACGGAATCAAACTTACGAACAAGGAAAAACAGATCTTGGATCATATGGTCACGGGTAAAACGATCAACCGGGTCGCGGAATTCCTCGGCGTTAGCAAATACACGATCCAACATCACGTAAAGAATATATACAAAAAATTGAATGTTCATAATAGGGCCGAACTCGTCAAAAAAGCCAGCGATTTCGGTCTTCTTCCCTTATCCGGATCGGGAATAGGAGAAAATTAATCGGACATCGATTCTAAGCCTTCAAATTGACGCTTCTGATTCGGTTCAAATCAGAATGCCTCATTTGTAAGCATAGCATAACGTGTCTTTCGATCGGATTTTTATTCCGCTCCGATTACAAATTCGAAATTCTTAAAATGATTCTTGCAAACTTTTCTCGTCTTAATAAGAAAAGACGTAGATGCCCAAAACGAATTTCGACATACTCTGGATCATTCTTTCTTCGGGACTTGTGTTCTTTATGCAAGCGGGCTTTCTTTGTCTCGAATCCGGTTTAACAAGAACCAAGAACTCCATCAACGTAGCCATTAAAAACATCACCGATTTCGGAATCGCCACTTTGATTTTCTACGCGGTCGGTTTTGGTCTTATGTTCGGCAAAAGCGTAAACGGAATCTTTGGCGCCGATACATTCTTCCCAGAATTTTCGACGCAAGATCCAAACGTGGCCGTATTCTTTTTGTTTCAATTGATGTTTTGCGGAACGGCGGCGACGATCGTTTCGGGTGCGGTCGCCGAAAGAATGAAGTTCGGCGCATACATCGTCGTGACCGCGGTCATCTCCGCATTGATCTATCCGATCTTCGGTCATTGGGTTTGGGGTAAGGACTTAACACAATGGGAAGTTTCGACGGGCTGGCTCGGACGATTGGGCTTTATCGACTTTGCGGGTTCGACGGTCGTACATAGCGTAGGCGGTTGGGTAGGTCTCGCGGCGATGAAAATCTTAGGAAACCGATCGGGGAAATACGGAGAAGACGGTTCCGTTCGAAACATCACGGGACACAATCTTCCTTTGGCGATGCTCGGAACGTTGATTCTTTGGTTGGGTTGGATCGGCTTTAACGGAGGAAGCACGTTAGCGTTCACCGCGGCCGTTCCGAAGATCATCGTAAACACGATGTTCGCCGCGGTAAGCGGAATGGCTTCTTCCTTGATCTACGGTTGGATTCGTCTTCAATACGCGGAAGCCACTCTTCCTCTAAACGGAGCGCTTGCGGGACTTGTCGCGATCACCGCTTCTTGTCACGCGGTCAGCTCGATCGATTCCGTGATCATCGGATTTATTGCAGGAATTCTAATGTTCGAAACGAGATCTCTTTTGGACCGGATCAAAATCGACGACGCGGTCGGCGCGATTCCGGTTCACTTAGCGGCGGGCGTTTGGGGAACTCTTGCCGTGGGAATTTTCGGAAATCCGGAAATCTTAGGAAACGGTCTCGGACATATCGATCAGATTCAGGTTCAGTTGATCGGAATCGTTTCCTGCGGCGCTCTCGCCTTCGGGTTGAGTTATATTCTATTGAGCATAATCAACAAGTTTTTTCCATTCCGTGTTTCCGAACAAAACGAATACAAGGGACTCAACTACACGGAACACAGGGCGACCACGGAATTGATCGATTTGTTTCTCGAGATGGAATATCAAAAAAGAACCGGAGACTTGAGTAAGGACCTTTCGATAGAACCCTTCACCGAAGTCGGACAGATCGCGGAAAGATACAATTCCGTTCTCGGTAAAATTCGATTGAATATCCGAGAGAAGGAAATACTTGCGAAAGAATTGGAGGACAATCTAAATCTCATCCAAAGCGATCTATCGACCGCGAAAAAAATCCAATCCGGAATCATCTCGCATAAGGATAGAACCTTGGGCGAACTCGAGGTCATCGTGCGTTATCTGCCATTGAGCGAGGTCGGCGGCGACTTCTTCGACATCATGGAATTAAAACCGGGTTTGACGAGGGTGTTTCTCGCCGACGCGACCGGACACGGGGTTCAAGCGGCTCTCATCACCATGGCCATCAAAGCGATTTACGAATCCTTAAAGCGGGGAATCTACAGCGTTACGGAAATTTTATATCATCTCAACAACGAGTTTCTACATACATTCAAAAACTTGAATCAATTCTT from Leptospira kmetyi serovar Malaysia str. Bejo-Iso9 harbors:
- a CDS encoding MBL fold metallo-hydrolase, which encodes MKKNKQLPPKLIAILRSIRAISIVFFTFSIVFNVLTCISLNASNEREERIRASRNWKDGKFINPQPLINDIGDSILAMFFKDEHASPKNPIDYEKTNTSVLLSEPASGLRVTWFGHSSTLVEIDGTKVLTDPIWSDRTSPLSWIGPKRWYDAPLSFRDLPDINAVVISHNHYDHLDRQTALLLNEKGVIFVVPLGVASHLIDWGISNSKIRELDWWEETKIGNLKIVCTPARHASGRSLFDKDEHLWAGYALVGDKHRVYYSGDTGLFPAMKEIGNKYGPFDLTMIETGQYNQAWPDWHIGPEQAVIAHTMVNGKKMLPVHWALFELASHSWTEPIERVLAKAKELNVDVATPKPGQSFEPEIKKEFSRWWPDLPWKTAKENPIVSTQTE
- a CDS encoding hybrid sensor histidine kinase/response regulator, whose protein sequence is MRNERNTVRSALGFFLFLSLSILSCGQFVYPEIPPKVVQGVLDLGSKWDFDSMGPLSLEGDWGFSWKKLYSDLSDVREKHPAQYANVPDAWNNYPQDENGNGYPSFGYATYEMKILLDEPRSDMAIKMLEASTSYNIYVNGQKVLSSGIVGRTKEESKPLYRPAVSAPIRLDTSNELVIEVSNFAHSKGGVWAKVWIGKHSELSTLRERTIWLDLFITGGLFIGVLYHFSLFSLLRRELSHLFFALIGIVAIVRIVLTGERLLFTLFPDFDFALSYRLEILSVYIGGSILALFIRSIFPNEFDKKAAYAFVFGFSVLSLIVVATELSFYSRTLPVFSLLVFTECIYIVYVLIRAISNRRIGAWIGLMICILLFMIVTNDLLYANMIINTSYFISYGISLFFIAQAFIISKQFAISYYLSQKLSSDLQRSNDRLISLDKLKDEFLATTSHELRTPLQGIIGIADSLKRGAGGELSSFMESQLRMIVSSGQRLANLVNDIQDFSKLKHSDLNLRRIPVDIKQAADFTLELNRVNVDASKLVLLNEIENDFPPLLADEDRLQQILQNLIGNAIKFTETGSVRVSAKVLDDRYAEISVTDTGIGIPYDQQERIFEFFERIHGGDLSVAGGTGLGLTISRALVSLHGGELNVESAVQKGSRFYFTIPLSKEGKNPSKTNPNSKSKRQSRLTISSKNGSRTNDNGDVLHKTDTGETNQQNSKIRILVVDDEPVNLEVIRNYLSLSNIESVLVKSGNEALEILKTNSDFKAVILDVMMPRMSGLEVAREIRNHFGPLELPILMLSAKNRDADLISALNAGANDYLVKPFDFEQLMNRITNLLDLIQGHKNRIEHENDKREAIHKVRQKINIDLHDHLGAKLIDLKFLSEELLSGKIKPDQNLIEKIHGTVNQSIGMLREQMLKIEDLNLVSENFITGVNLVLLRRYSDAGREIDFQNEEELIQLFESHRDENALMEFFGIINEVATNDLKYGKGISSWKFSLINHEILMEMNSESDYALSNNRTGRGTENLIQRSAKLEGKMEISLLENVYSIRLKIKTNRFLAV
- a CDS encoding helix-turn-helix domain-containing protein; this encodes MSKTETKPPVFDLAEALPAKKDPLFYAGRLEDLPPSFREYDSSHRHTYFALFFFREGKGTHTIDFREMPIEPNALFFLKPGQVHSWNFLKPVRGYALKISPEFYSELGETMNALREFPFFSFENDLPKISIEDPQRLSSDFQRLAEEHGSSSDPRMLFALIQVILHQVKKEYENASRILGNGRNSSIAVSFQGLLEEHFLKERNTNFYSRKLGIAPNTLNRICHDSLGKSVKSVIHERVTLEIKRLLLHSNLNITQISYELGFEDIAYFSRYFKLRSGFSPEKFRESRTKNTTK
- a CDS encoding DoxX family protein — its product is MIDKFFQTETSWILTSIRIALGVVMLPHGAQKLLGWFGGFGFSATMGFFTSQGIPSLFAFLVIVAEFFGALGLIFGFCTKLSALGIGLTMLGAAIFVREHGFFMNWFGTQGGEGFEYHILAIAMSVALLIGGGGAFSLDALIADKLK
- a CDS encoding helix-turn-helix domain-containing protein, yielding MWMGEIIREVLYFGSGLAFLVAFQKLLAVTNPRENRLLALLFSSLGIILFTSSNVIGEVDQKYPHSIFLLLTSFSMIGPLTLLYTHSLLYPNQTLNRDIRIHFILPSVFLILEILFFTRPSADVILDLKEFREIRYGHFLAISFLITTATTTAYFFARYRMLLTVFEIPEIRTQIRFIFILATITMIAMYCLVFGFMGGMDFLFSIGALLVAWIVVLLFLAPARYPDFFAPLTKEVRKRKYEKSLLIGIDLPLLELRIEELMRDKKLYRDPELTLTALSDDLGVKPYQLTEFLNDRLQTGFYGYINRYRIEEAVSLLNENPEQDILSICYFVGFNSKSSFNDSFRKITGKTPSQSRKKEIV
- a CDS encoding MarR family winged helix-turn-helix transcriptional regulator, translating into MKEKITKESIDAWAAGLKFYTAASAKIESDLAKSKAISLTWYDVLYSVYMKPKKRSRMSDIAREIILSKSALTRSVDKLVAEGFLKRERSEEDAREFIVEITSSGTQALREAWPIYGNGIVEHYASKLTLKETNELLRIFRKLNETKF